Proteins co-encoded in one Taeniopygia guttata chromosome 4, bTaeGut7.mat, whole genome shotgun sequence genomic window:
- the PCM1 gene encoding pericentriolar material 1 protein isoform X5 — MATGGGPFEEGMNDQDLPSWTNESLDDRLNNTDWGGQQKKANRSSEKNKKKLSGEGETRLTNDISPESSPGMERRKTRTSHSFPHARYMTQMSVPEQAELERLKQRINFSDLDQRSIGSDSQGRATAANNKRQLNESKKPFNFLSLQINTNKSKDPASGSQKKEGGVSAQCKELFGAALSKDLLQNCQVSAQEDGRGEQAMDSSQIVSRLVQIRDYIAKASSMRDDLVEKNERSANVERLSHLIDDLKEQEKSYLKFLQKMLARDPQQEAKEELENLKKQHDLLKRMLQQQEELKALQGRQAALLALQHKAEQAIAVLDDSVVTETTGSVSGVSLTSELNEELNDLIQRFHNQLHDSQTQSVPDNRRQAESLSLTREISQSRNSSMSEHQSDEKAQLFNKMRMLQGKKQKMDKLLGELHTLRDQHLNNSSFFPASGSPQRSVDQRSTTSAASGPVGIATVVNGETNSLASAPYPPDSLVSQNESEEDENLNPTEKLQKLNEVRKRLNELRELVHYYEQTSDMMTDAVNENTKEEEETEESESDSEHEDPQPVTNIRNPQGISSWSEINSNSNVQCGTNNRDGRHLNTDCEINNRSAANIRTLKMSSALDCHNRENDKHLDLPQGEDDEVEEDRVSEDSMSSHRSSLADVAGDAEFEQKINRLIAAKQKLRQLQNLAAMVQDDDPEPQGAIANASNISDLLGEVEETKQQPNNVRASSNKLKKDVRLNEKAREKFYEAKLQQQQRELKQLQEERRKLFEIQEKIQVLQKACPDLQLSAGLGNCPANRQTSQATSTPAMNERNTAGKPLFVCDESVPVGSEQLWSEMRRHEILREELRQRRKQLEALMAEDQRRRELAETISTVAASVKSEGSEAQCIPQQSRTEKTMATWGGSTQCALEEENGDEDGYLSDGVGQAEEEEEDASSLNDSFSVYPNNNIPENGYFVKGSKDRWKNCRPLSADGNYRPVSKTRQQQNISMRRQENFRWMSEFSYVEEKERWQEQINQLKKQHEFSVSICQTLMQDQQTLSCLLQTLLTGPYNMMPNNLASSQINLIMHQLNQCYTQLNWQQNNVQRLKQMLSDLMQQQEQCQEKPSRKERGSSAPPPPSPVFCPFNYPPQPVNLFSIPGFTNFSSFAPGINCNPVFPCGFGDFAHNVSPRSSEQQGQQHPLDPNTSGKTEYMAFPKPFESSSSNGGEKQRRNHRQPEEEMEKRSTWLDDSQEMKKDDQSQLNAGFAVSVQNIASGHKSQCDMNRKREFDEESLESFSSMPDPIDPTTVTKTFRSRKASAQASLASKDKTPKSKNKRKNSSQLKGRIKNTGYESASASSVCEPCKNTKSRHSDDVVHAKVFSKRNQEQLEKIIKYSRSTEMSSAHARRILQQSNRNACIEVPETGSDLSMFEALRDTIYSEVATLISQNESRPHFLIELFHELQLLNTDYLRQRALYALQDIVTRHLCEKNEKGKCAKSLNSATWVASNSELTPSESLASTDDETFGKNFSTEACQNCEQPDADNGSTMSTSSNFEPFATDDLGNTVIHLDKALSWMREYERMKVEAESTLDSEGCSSNFQGASTAKLEGPGTGECQSVPQSGDVSSVPCPRIDTQQLDRQIKAIMKEVIPFLKEHMDEVCSSQLLISVRRMVLTLTQQNDESKEFVKFFHKQLGSILQDSLAKFAGRKLKDCGEDLLVEISEVLFNELAFFKLMQDLDNNSISVKQRCKRKIETTEVMQSYAKEDKDETETAKQVPDSEVCAGNGVPESIRSDASDQEEDEESESGPVAISLSKAETQALTNYGSGEDENEDEEIEFEEGPVDVQTSLQASSETTENEQTSNQELSKAKSSEILSSEQEPVNVKGEQDVAAAVHDYLSVMENTPDLTVNSPESFITATVKTEGSSSSLAVNETQTPDTTCAENKSAASSESSMAGSPDTESPVLVNEYEPGSGNVSQKSDEDDFVKVEDLPLKLAVYSEADIMKKMETEAQTKSLSDELLDGDGAQDQELVGDAQTLKEPEIFGAQNA; from the exons ATGGCAACAGGAGGTGGTCCCTTTGAAGAAGGCATGAATGATCAGGACTTGCCCAGCTGGACCAATGAGAGCCTTGATGACCGGCTGAACAACACG GACTGGGGAGGTCaacagaagaaagcaaacagatcttcagagaaaaacaagaaaaagcttAGTGGGGAAGGTGAAACAAGACTTACTAATGACATATCTCCAGAGTCTTCACCGGGAATGGAACGACGCAAGACCAGAACTTCTCATAGCTTTCCTCATGCTCGATACATGACTCAGATGTCTGTTCCAGAGCAGGCTGAACTTGAAAGGCTTAAACAAAGAATTAACTTCAGTGATCTGGATCAG AGAAGCATTGGAAGTGATTCTCAAGGCAGGGCAACGGCTGCTAATAACAAACGTCAActtaatgaaagcaaaaaaccaTTCAACTTCCTGTCACTGCAGATTAACACTAACAAAAGCAAAGATCCTGCCTCAGGTTCCCAAAAAAAGGAAGGTGGGGTATCAGCGCAATGTAAAGAGTTGTTTGGTGCTGCTCTAAGCAAGGATTTATTGCAAAATTGTCAAGTGTCTGCTCAAGAAGATGGAAGGGGAGAACAAGCGATGGATAGTAGCCAG ATTGTGAGCAGACTAGTTCAGATTCGCGACTATATTGCTAAGGCCAGCTCCATGCGGGATGATCTTgtagagaaaaatgaaagatcGGCCAATGTTGAGCGTTTATCACACCTTATAGATGACCTTAAAGAGCAGGAGAAATCCTATCTGAAATTTTTGCAAAAGATGCTT GCCAGAGATCCTCAACAGGAAGCTAAGGAAGAGTTGGAGAACTTGAAGAAACAGCATGATTTATTGAAAAGAATGCTACAACAGCAGGAGGAATTAAAGGCTCTTCAAGGAAGACAGGCAGCTCTTCTTGCTTTGCAGCATAAAGCAGAGCAAGCCATTGCTGTCCTGGATGATTCTG TTGTAACAGAAACTACAGGTAGTGTTTCAGGAGTGAGTCTTACATCAGAACTGAACGAAGAATTGAATGACTTAATTCAACGCTTTCACAACCAACTTCATGATTCACAG ACACAGTCTGTGCCTGACAATAGAAGGCAAGCAGAAAGCCTTTCACTTACCAGAGAGATTTCACAAAGCAGAAACTCTTCAATGTCTGAACACCAGTCAGATGAGAAGGCACAGCTTTTCAACAAGATGCGAATGTTGCAGGGTAAAAAGCAAAAGATGGACAAACTATTAGGAGAACTTCATACACTTCGTGACCAGCATCTAAATAACTCTTCCT tttttccTGCTTCAGGTTCTCCTCAAAGGAGTGTTGATCAAAGAAGTACAACTTCAGCTGCTTCTGGTCCTGTAGGCATAGCAACTGTTGTCAATGGTGAAACAAATAGTCTGGCATCTGCTCCCTATCCTCCTGATTCCCTGGTTTCTCAGAATGAGAGTGAAGAGGATGAAAATCTAAATCCAACAGAAAAGCTTCA gaAGCTAAATGAGGTTCGTAAGAGACTGAATGAGTTACGTGAGTTAGTTCACTACTATGAGCAGACATCTGATATGATGACAGATGCTGTGAATGAAAACActaaggaggaggaagaaacagaagaatCAGAAAGTGATTCTGAACATGAAGATCCACAGCCTGTTACAAATATTAG AAACCCTCAAGGAATCAGTAGTTGGAGTGAAATAAATAGCAACTCAAATGTACAGTGTGGAACTAATAACAGAGATGGAAGACATCTTAATACAGACTGTGAAATAAACAACCGATCTGCTGCTAATATAAGGACTCTAAAAATGTCTTCTGCTTTAG ACTGTCATAATAGGGAGAATGACAAACACCTCGATCTACCCCAAGGTGAAGATGATGAAGTGGAAGAAGATCGAGTTAGTGAAGATTCCATGTCTAGTCACAGAAGCAGCCTGGCTGATGTGGCTGGAGATGCCGAGTTTGAGCAGAAGATCAATAGGCTTATAGCTGCAAAACAGAAGCTTAGACAGTTACAAAACCTTGCTGCTATGGTGCAG GATGATGATCCAGAACCTCAAGGAGCAATTGCAAATGCATCTAATATTAGTGACTTGTTGGGTGAGGTGGAAGAGACAAAGCAACAACCAAACAATGTCCGAGCAAGTTCCAACAAGTTAAAAAAAGATGTGCGACTGAATGAAAAAGCAAG AGAGAAGTTCTATGAAGCTaaacttcagcagcagcaaagggagCTTAAGCAGTtacaagaagaaagaagaaaactgtttgaaatccaggaaaaaattcAAGTGTTACAGAAAGCTTGTCCTGACCTTCAA tTGTCAGCTGGCCTGGGTAACTGCCCAGCAAATAGACAGACTTCACAAGCAACATCAACTCCAGCCATGAATGAGCGTAACACAGCTGGCAAGCCTTTATTTGTGTGTGATGAATCTGTACCAGTAGGCAGTGAG CAGTTATGGTCTGAGATGAGAAGACATGAGATTTTAAGAGAAGAACTGCGACAGAGAAGAAAGCAACTTGAAGCTTTAATGGCTGAAGATCAGAGAAGGAGAGAGCTTGCAGAAACAATATCTACGGTTGCTGCATCTGTTAAAAGTGAGGGGTCAGAAGCTCAGTGTAttccacagcagagcaggactgAAAA GACAATGGCTACGTGGGGAGGTTCTACCCAGTGTGCCCTAGAGGAAGAAAACGGAGATGAAGATGGTTATCTCTCTGATGGAGTTGGTCAGgcagaagaagaggaagaagatgcATCAAGTTTGAATGACAGTTTCTCTGTTTATCCCAATAACAACATACCGGAAAATGGATATTTTGTTAAAGGAAGCAAAGATAG GTGGAAAAATTGCCGTCCCCTTTCAGCAGATGGAAATTATCGTCCAGTGTCTAAGACCAGGCAACAGCAAAACATAAGTATGCGGCGTCAGGAGAATTTTCGGTGGATGTCTGAGTTTTCCTATGTGGAAGAAAAGGAACGATGGCAAGAGCAGATCAATCAGTTGAAGAAACAGCATGAGTTTAGTGTCAGCATTTGTCAAACTTTGATGCAGGATCAGCAG ACTCTCTCTTGCCTTCTACAGACCTTGCTCACAGGCCCCTACAACATGATGCCAAATAATCTTGCATCTTCACAAATAAATCTTATTATGCATCAATTAAACCAGTGTTACACTCAACTGAATTGGCAGCAGAATAATGTCCAAAG gttGAAACAAATGTTAAGTGATCTTATGCAGCAGCAAGAACAGTGTCAAGAGAAACCATCAAGAAAGGAGAGAGGTAGTAGTGCACCTCCACCTCCATCTCCTGTTTTCTGTCCATTCAACTACCCTCCACAACCTGTGAACCTCTTTAGTATTCCAGGATTTactaatttttcttcctttgctccAG GTATTAACTGTAATCCAGTGTTCCCATGTGGTTTCGGAGATTTTGCACATAATGTTTCTCCACGCAGCAGTGAGCAGCAGGGGCAACAACATCCTCTAGATCCTAATACTTCCGGGAAAACTGAGTACATGGCATTCCCCAAACCCTTTGAAAGCAGTTCCTCTAatggaggagaaaaacaaag gaGGAATCATAGACAGCCTGaagaggaaatggagaaaagatCAACTTGGCTTGATGATAGCCAAGAAATGAAGAAAGATGATCAGTCTCAGCTGAATGCAGGTTTTGCAGTTTCAGTACAAAACATTGCTTCTGGTCATAAAAGTCAGTGTGATATGAACCGGAAAAGAGAGTTTGATGAAGAGTCTTTGGAGAGTTTCAGTAGCATGCCTGATCCAATAGACCCAACTACTGTGACAAAGACATTTAGATCTAGAAAAGCATCAGCACAAGCAAGCCTGGCATCAAAAGATAAAACGCCCAAATCCAAGAATAAGAGGAAGAATTCTTCTCAGCTAAAAGgcagaattaaaaatactg GTTATGAAAGTGCAAGTGCTTCTAGTGTGTGTGAACCCTGCAAGAACACTAAAAGCAGACACTCTGATGATGTCGTTCATGCAAAGGTGTTCAGCAAAAGGAATCAGGAAcaattggaaaaaataataaaatacagtaGATCTACAGAAATGTCTTCAG CGCATGCTAGGAGAATTCTGCAGCAGTCTAACAGAAATGCATGCATTGAAGTGCCAG aaaCTGGTAGTGATCTTTCTATGTTTGAAGCTTTGCGAGACACAATTTATTCTGAAGTGGCAACTCTTATTTCTCAAAATGAGTCTCGTCCCCACTTTCTTATTGAACTTTTCCACGAGCTTCAGCTGCTAAATACAGATTATCTGAGGCAAAGGGCTCTATATGCTTTACAG GATATAGTGACCAGACATTTAtgtgagaaaaatgaaaaaggaaagtgTGCAAAATCACTGAATTCTGCAACATGGGTGGCATCAAATTCTGAACTCACTCCTAGTGAAAGTCTTGCCTCTACAGATGAT GAAACTTTTGGCAAGAACTTTTCTACAGAAGCATGTCAAAATTGTGAACAACCTGATGCAGACAATGGCAGTACTATGTCTACTTCTTCAAATTTTGAACCGTTTGCCACTGATGACCTGG GCAACACAGTGATTCACTTAGATAAAGCTTTGTCTTGGATGAGGGAATATGAGCGTATGAAAGTTGAAGCTGAAAGTACCCTTGACTCTGAGGGCTGCTCTAGTAATTTTCAGGGTGCTTCTACTGCTAAATTAGAAG gTCCAGGTACTGGTGAATGTCAGTCTGTGCCACAGTCAGGTGATGTTTCTTCAGTTCCGTGTCCTCGTATAGATACTCAGCAGCTTGACCGGCAGATTAAAGCAATTATGAAAGAGGTCATTCCTTTTCTCAAG GAACACATGGATGAAGTGTGCTCTTCTCAATTACTGATATCAGTAAGACGTATGGTCTTGACTCTTACGCAGCAAAATGATGAAAGTAAAGAATTTGTGAAGTTCTTTCATAAGCAGCTTGGCAGTATACTTCAG GATTCACTGGCGAAATTTGCTGGTAGAAAATTAAAAGATTGTGGGGAGGATCTTCTTGTGGAGATCTCTGAAGTGTTATTCAATGAATTAGCCTTTTTTAAACTCATGCAAGACTTGGATAACAACAGTATTTCTGTAAAGCAGAGATGTAAACGAAAAATAGAAACCACTGAAGTAATGCAGTCTTATGCTAAAgag GACAAGGATGAGACTGAAACTGCTAAACAAGTACCGGACTCAGAAGTGTGTGCTGGTAACGGAGTGCCTGAAAGTATTAGATCTGATGCATCTGATcaagaggaagatgaggaaaGTGAAAGTGGTCCAGTGGCAATAA GTTTATCAAAAGCAGAAACTCAAGCTCTGACTAACTATGGCAGTGGAGAAGATGAAAATGAAGATGAAGAAATAGAATTTGAGGAAGGACCTGTTGATGTGCAAACATCATTACAAGCCAGCAGTGAAACAACTGAAAATGAACAG ACTTCAAACCAAGAATTGAGTAAGGCAAAAAGCAGTGAGATTTTGTCATCAGAACAAGAGCCTGTTAATGTTAAAG GTGAACAAgatgtggctgcagctgtgcacGATTACCTCAGTGTCATGGAGAATACACCAGATTTAACAGTGAATTCCCCAGAATCCTTTATAACAGCCACTGTGAAAACTGAAGGATCAAGCTCATCTTTGGCAGTGAATGAAACTCAAACACCAGATACCACATGTGCAGAAAACAAATCTGCTGCAAGTTCTGAAAGCTCCATGGCTGGAAGCCCTGATACAGAGTCACCTGTGCTAGTGAATGAATAT GAACCTGGTTCTGGAAATGTAAGTCAAAAATCTGATGAAGATGACTTTGTGAAAGTTGAAGACTTGCCCCTCAAACTTGCTGTGTATTCAGAG GCAGAtataatgaagaaaatggaaacagaGGCCCAAACCAAGAGTTTGTCTGATGAATTACTGGATGGAGATGGAGCTCAAGATCAAGAATTAGTAGGAGATGCCCAAACATTGAAAGAAcctg aaatttttGGAGCTCAAAATGCGTAA